In one Oryzias latipes chromosome 13, ASM223467v1 genomic region, the following are encoded:
- the LOC110013547 gene encoding uncharacterized protein LOC110013547 isoform X1 yields MTRDVREYIAACTTCARSKTSHSPPSGLLHPLPTPSRPWSHIAVDFVTGLPPSHGHSIIFTVIDRFSKFVHFIPLPQLPTATETADILVHHVFRHHGIPSDIVSDRGPQFCSQVWKAFCSALGATGCLPSKPPSGSHHHCFRLTNWTWQCPQYRNISSAVNASGNKPGQLSSGQRKATARRPTVTGWWGPVINPDRGYGCHPGTSPSRPRHANLLPGTSVHILSTKSLIPPVSVFTSQPLSRSTRPSTSPRSSRSLTAVYARLPLPRHPPGSSMALRRTPLAASWTSGAGVAAISSWSIGRGMVLRNAPGSPVRSFWTPPLSPTSTVPTRIVVLDRLEAVVRGGGTVMAPLSSPPLCSAPDSTSCDQFTLINSALLKETQLHNSSPDRYPLWIPARQCHLCGSQFEPPCCSGNTTLC; encoded by the exons ATGACCAGAGACGTCCGGGAGTATATAGCCGCCTGCACCACTTGTGCTCGGTCCAAGACATCCCACTCTCCTCCCTCTGGTCTGTTGCATCCTCTGCCCACTCCCAGTCGGCCCTGGTCCCACATTGCGGTAGACTTTGTCACCGGTCTTCCTCCATCCCATGGTCACTCAATTATTTTCACTGTCATAGACCGGTTTTCTAAATTTGTTCATTTCATTCCTCTACCCCAGTTACCTACCGCCACCGAGACCGCCGACATCCTGGTTCATCACGTTTTCCGTCATCATGGCATTCCGTCCGACATAGTGTCTGATCGAGGCCCTCAATTCTGTTCTCAAGTCTGGAAGGCATTTTGCTCCGCCCTGGGTGCCACA GGGTGTCTCCCTTCGAAGCCTCCCTCGGGTTCCCACCACCACTGTTTCCGTCTCACGAACTGGACTTGGCAGTGCCCTCAATACAGGAACATCTCCAGCGCTGTCAACGCGTCTGGCAACAAACCAGGGCAGCTCTCCTCCGGACAAAGGAAAGCAACTGCCAGACGGCCaaccgtcacagggtggtggggccCAGTTATCAACCCGGACAGAGGGTATGGCTGTCATCCCGGAACATCCCCATCCAGGCCACGTCACGCAAACTTGCTCCCAGGTACATCGGTCCATATACTATCGACAAAATCATTAATCCCTCCTGTGTCCGTCTTCACCTCCCAGCCGCTCTCAAGATCCACCCGTCCTTCCACGTCTCCCAGATCAAGCCGGTCTCTGACAGCAGTTTATGCCCGCCTtccgcttccccgccacccgcccggctcatcgatggCGCTCCGGCGTACACCGTTAGCCGCATCTTGGACGTCCGGCGCCGGGGTCGCGGCCATCAGTTCTTGGTCGATTGGGAGGGGTATGGTCCTGAGGAACGCTCCTGGGTCTCCCGTTCGCTCATTTTGGACCCCACCCTTATCTCCGACTTCTACCGTGCCAACCCGGATCGTCGTCCTGGACCGCCTAGAGGCGGTCgttaggggggggggtactgtcatggcaCCTCTGTCATCCCcgcccctctgctctgctcctgactccaccagctgtgaccaattcACCCTCATCAACTCTGcccttcttaaggagacccagctccacaactcatcgccagatcgttaccccttatg GATTCCTGCTCGCCagtgtcacctgtgtggaagtcagtTCGAGCCCCCCTGCTGTTCTGGAAATACCACCCTCTGCTAG
- the LOC110013547 gene encoding uncharacterized protein LOC110013547 isoform X2 → MTRDVREYIAACTTCARSKTSHSPPSGLLHPLPTPSRPWSHIALPTATETADILVHHVFRHHGIPSDIVSDRGPQFCSQVWKAFCSALGATGCLPSKPPSGSHHHCFRLTNWTWQCPQYRNISSAVNASGNKPGQLSSGQRKATARRPTVTGWWGPVINPDRGYGCHPGTSPSRPRHANLLPGTSVHILSTKSLIPPVSVFTSQPLSRSTRPSTSPRSSRSLTAVYARLPLPRHPPGSSMALRRTPLAASWTSGAGVAAISSWSIGRGMVLRNAPGSPVRSFWTPPLSPTSTVPTRIVVLDRLEAVVRGGGTVMAPLSSPPLCSAPDSTSCDQFTLINSALLKETQLHNSSPDRYPLWIPARQCHLCGSQFEPPCCSGNTTLC, encoded by the exons ATGACCAGAGACGTCCGGGAGTATATAGCCGCCTGCACCACTTGTGCTCGGTCCAAGACATCCCACTCTCCTCCCTCTGGTCTGTTGCATCCTCTGCCCACTCCCAGTCGGCCCTGGTCCCACATTGCG TTACCTACCGCCACCGAGACCGCCGACATCCTGGTTCATCACGTTTTCCGTCATCATGGCATTCCGTCCGACATAGTGTCTGATCGAGGCCCTCAATTCTGTTCTCAAGTCTGGAAGGCATTTTGCTCCGCCCTGGGTGCCACA GGGTGTCTCCCTTCGAAGCCTCCCTCGGGTTCCCACCACCACTGTTTCCGTCTCACGAACTGGACTTGGCAGTGCCCTCAATACAGGAACATCTCCAGCGCTGTCAACGCGTCTGGCAACAAACCAGGGCAGCTCTCCTCCGGACAAAGGAAAGCAACTGCCAGACGGCCaaccgtcacagggtggtggggccCAGTTATCAACCCGGACAGAGGGTATGGCTGTCATCCCGGAACATCCCCATCCAGGCCACGTCACGCAAACTTGCTCCCAGGTACATCGGTCCATATACTATCGACAAAATCATTAATCCCTCCTGTGTCCGTCTTCACCTCCCAGCCGCTCTCAAGATCCACCCGTCCTTCCACGTCTCCCAGATCAAGCCGGTCTCTGACAGCAGTTTATGCCCGCCTtccgcttccccgccacccgcccggctcatcgatggCGCTCCGGCGTACACCGTTAGCCGCATCTTGGACGTCCGGCGCCGGGGTCGCGGCCATCAGTTCTTGGTCGATTGGGAGGGGTATGGTCCTGAGGAACGCTCCTGGGTCTCCCGTTCGCTCATTTTGGACCCCACCCTTATCTCCGACTTCTACCGTGCCAACCCGGATCGTCGTCCTGGACCGCCTAGAGGCGGTCgttaggggggggggtactgtcatggcaCCTCTGTCATCCCcgcccctctgctctgctcctgactccaccagctgtgaccaattcACCCTCATCAACTCTGcccttcttaaggagacccagctccacaactcatcgccagatcgttaccccttatg GATTCCTGCTCGCCagtgtcacctgtgtggaagtcagtTCGAGCCCCCCTGCTGTTCTGGAAATACCACCCTCTGCTAG
- the LOC110013547 gene encoding uncharacterized protein LOC110013547 isoform X3 codes for MTRDVREYIAACTTCARSKTSHSPPSGLLHPLPTPSRPWSHIAVDFVTGLPPSHGHSIIFTVIDRFSKFVHFIPLPQLPTATETADILVHHVFRHHGIPSDIVSDRGPQFCSQVWKAFCSALGVSPFEASLGFPPPLFPSHELDLAVPSIQEHLQRCQRVWQQTRAALLRTKESNCQTANRHRVVGPSYQPGQRPLSRSTRPSTSPRSSRSLTAVYARLPLPRHPPGSSMALRRTPLAASWTSGAGVAAISSWSIGRGMVLRNAPGSPVRSFWTPPLSPTSTVPTRIVVLDRLEAVVRGGGTVMAPLSSPPLCSAPDSTSCDQFTLINSALLKETQLHNSSPDRYPLWIPARQCHLCGSQFEPPCCSGNTTLC; via the exons ATGACCAGAGACGTCCGGGAGTATATAGCCGCCTGCACCACTTGTGCTCGGTCCAAGACATCCCACTCTCCTCCCTCTGGTCTGTTGCATCCTCTGCCCACTCCCAGTCGGCCCTGGTCCCACATTGCGGTAGACTTTGTCACCGGTCTTCCTCCATCCCATGGTCACTCAATTATTTTCACTGTCATAGACCGGTTTTCTAAATTTGTTCATTTCATTCCTCTACCCCAGTTACCTACCGCCACCGAGACCGCCGACATCCTGGTTCATCACGTTTTCCGTCATCATGGCATTCCGTCCGACATAGTGTCTGATCGAGGCCCTCAATTCTGTTCTCAAGTCTGGAAGGCATTTTGCTCCGCCCTGG GGGTGTCTCCCTTCGAAGCCTCCCTCGGGTTCCCACCACCACTGTTTCCGTCTCACGAACTGGACTTGGCAGTGCCCTCAATACAGGAACATCTCCAGCGCTGTCAACGCGTCTGGCAACAAACCAGGGCAGCTCTCCTCCGGACAAAGGAAAGCAACTGCCAGACGGCCaaccgtcacagggtggtggggccCAGTTATCAACCCGGACAGAGG CCGCTCTCAAGATCCACCCGTCCTTCCACGTCTCCCAGATCAAGCCGGTCTCTGACAGCAGTTTATGCCCGCCTtccgcttccccgccacccgcccggctcatcgatggCGCTCCGGCGTACACCGTTAGCCGCATCTTGGACGTCCGGCGCCGGGGTCGCGGCCATCAGTTCTTGGTCGATTGGGAGGGGTATGGTCCTGAGGAACGCTCCTGGGTCTCCCGTTCGCTCATTTTGGACCCCACCCTTATCTCCGACTTCTACCGTGCCAACCCGGATCGTCGTCCTGGACCGCCTAGAGGCGGTCgttaggggggggggtactgtcatggcaCCTCTGTCATCCCcgcccctctgctctgctcctgactccaccagctgtgaccaattcACCCTCATCAACTCTGcccttcttaaggagacccagctccacaactcatcgccagatcgttaccccttatg GATTCCTGCTCGCCagtgtcacctgtgtggaagtcagtTCGAGCCCCCCTGCTGTTCTGGAAATACCACCCTCTGCTAG